A window of the Oryza brachyantha chromosome 5, ObraRS2, whole genome shotgun sequence genome harbors these coding sequences:
- the LOC102722962 gene encoding annexin D3: protein MCCWCCCLDCIHNIPPLNLLFLHFSPSLHSSSAAAGGGEAAAVAPMASISVPSPAPSPAEDAESIRKAVQGWGTDETALIEILGHRTAAQRVEIAVAYEGLYGETLLDRLHSELSGDFRSAMMLWTMDPAARDAKLANKALKKKGDLRHIWVLVEVACASSPDHLVAVRKAYRAAYDSSLEEDVASSSLFRDPLRHFLARLVSSYRYAGAGEHGGVDGELATAEAAELRAAVAGKEGQLLHGDVARIVGSRSKLQLAATLERYRQEHGEAIEEALDARRGDQLAAAVLKAALWCLTSPEKHFAEVIRTSILGLGTDEEMLTRGVVSRAEVDMEKVKEEYKARYNATVTADVRGDTSGYYMNILLTLVGPEK from the exons ATGTGTTGTTGGTGCTGTTGCCTGGACTGCATCCATAACATACCTCCACTCaatctcctcttcctccatttctccccttctctccaTTCCTCCTCAGCTgctgcaggaggaggagaagcagcTGCTGTTGCTCCCATGGCTTCCATCTCTGTCCCTAGTCCAGCTCCTTCTCCAGCTGAAGATGCAGAGAGCATAAGAAAGGCTGTGCAAG GATGGGGAACGGACGAGACGGCGCTGATCGAGATACTCGGCCAccggacggcggcgcagcggGTGGAGATCGCCGTCGCCTACGAAGGCCTCTACGGCGAGACCCTCCTCGACAGGCTCCACTCCGAGCTCTCCGGCGACTTCCGT AGCGCGATGATGCTGTGGACGATGgacccggcggcgcgggacgCCAAGCTGGCCAACAAGGCCCTGAAGAAGAAGGGCGACCTCCGCCACATCTGGGTGCTCGTCGAGGTCGCctgcgcgtcgtcgccggaccacctcgtcgccgtcaGGAAGGCCTACCGCGCCGCCTACGACTCGTCGCTCGAGGAGGACGTGGCCTCCTCGTCCCTGTTCAGGGACCCGCTCCGGCACTTCCTGGCCCGGCTCGTCAGCTCCTACCGgtacgccggcgccggcgagcacggcggcgtcgacggcgaacTGGCGACCGCCGAGGCCGCGGAGctgcgcgccgccgtggcgggcAAGGAGGGGCAGCTGCTGCACGGCGACGTCGCCCGCATCGTCGGCTCGAGGAGCAAGCTGCAGCTCGCGGCGACGCTCGAGCGCTACAGGCAGGAGCACGGCGAGGCCATCGAGGAGGCCCTCGacgcccgccgcggcgaccagctcgccgccgccgtgctcaaGGCCGCGCTCTGGTGCCTGACATCGCCGGAGAAGCATTTCGCAGAG GTGATCCGGACATCGATTCTTGGGCTGGGCACCGACGAGGAGATGCTGACGAGAGGGGTGGTGTCGCGGGCGGAGGTGGACATGGAGAAGGTGAAGGAGGAGTACAAGGCGAGGTACAACGCGACGGTCACCGCCGACGTCCGCGGCGACACGTCGGGATACTACATGAACATTCTTCTCACCCTCGTCGGGCCTGAGAAGTAG
- the LOC102699407 gene encoding AP-3 complex subunit mu translates to MLQCVFLLSDSGEVMVEKQMTAHRVDRAICGWFWDYVLAHAAGDASKVLQVVVSPTHYLFQVYRNGVTFLACTQVEMPPLMAIEFLSRVADVLTDYLGDLNEDIIKDNFVLVYQILDEMMDNGFPLTTEPNILKEMIAPPNIVSKVLNVVTGKSSNLGNKLPDAAASFVPWRTTVVKDASNEVYVNIVEELDACVNREGALVKCEAYGKIQVNSSLPGVPELTLSFSNPTIINDVRFHPCVRFRPWESSQILSFVPPDGQFELMSYRVKKLKTTPIYVKPQLTSDSGNCRVNVMVGIKNDPGKPIDSITVQFRLPPLIASADLTANYGTVDILADQTCLWTIGQIPKDKAPSLSGNLRLEEGLTHLHTFPTFEVKFKIMGVALSGLQIDKLEIRNTPNAPYKGFRAQTQAGRYEVRS, encoded by the exons ATGCTGCAGtgcgtcttcctcctctccgaTTCCGG GGAGGTCATGGTGGAGAAGCAGATGACGGCGCACCGCGTGGACCGCGCCATCTGCGGCTGGTTCTGGGACTACGTGCtcgcccacgccgccggcgacgcgtcCAAG GTCTTGCAGGTGGTGGTGTCACCGACGCATTACTTGTTTCAAGTTTACCGAAATGGCGTGACATTCTTGGCATGCACCCAGGTGGAGATGCCGCCGTTGATGGCTATCGAG TTTCTTTCTCGGGTTGCTGATGTCCTAACAGATTATCTTGGAGATTTAAATGAAGACATAATCAAAGACAATTTCGTGCTTGTGTATCAG ATTTTAGATGAAATGATGGACAATGGTTTTCCACTCACTACTGAGCCAAACATCTTAAAGGAGATGATTGCCCCACCAAATATTGTCAGCAAAGTGTTGAATGTTGTGACTGGTAAGAGTTCCAATCTTGGTAACAAACTTCCAGATGCAGCTGCTTCTTTTGTACCTTGGAGAACAACTGTTGTCAAGGATGCAAGCAATGAAGTCTATGTTAACATAGTTGAAGAACTAGATGCATGTGTGAACAG aGAAGGGGCTCTAGTGAAATGTGAAGCATATGGTAAAATTCAAGTAAATTCGAGCCTTCCAGGTGTACCAGAACTGACCTTGTCATTTTCTAATCCTACAATTATCAACGATGTGAGGTTCCACCCTTGTGTCCGATTCAGACCTTGGGAGTCCAGCCAGATCCTTTCGTTTGTTCCCCCTGATGGGCAGTTTGAACTTATGAGTTACAG GGTTAAGAAACTGAAGACCACACCAATTTATGTGAAACCTCAGTTAACATCAGATTCTGGGAATTGTCGTGTCAATGTGATGGTGGGGATTAAAAATGATCCTGGGAAACCTATTGATTCTATAACAGTACAGTTTCGATTGCCCCCACTTATTGCTTCTGCTGATTTGACTGCAAACTATGGCACAGTTGATATTCTTGCTGACCAG aCCTGCCTTTGGACAATAGGGCAGATCCCAAAAGACAAAGCACCTTCTCTCTCGGGGAATTTGCGCCTTGAAGAAGGGCTTACTCATTTGCATACATTCCCAACATTTGAGGTGAAATTCAAGATTATGGGGGTTGCACTATCTGGGCTTCAAATTGATAAACTGGAAATCAGAAACACTCCCAATGCTCCTTACAAAGGTTTTCGAGCCCAGACCCAAGCCGGAAGGTATGAGGTCAGATCATAG
- the LOC102711805 gene encoding mitochondrial fission 1 protein A-like gives MEAKIGKLVESVGSFFSGGGDTIPWCTRDIIAGCEREVGEAATEEQKNDSIMRLSWALVHSKNQEDVNRGIGMLEASLGQSSSPLQTREKLYLLAVGHYRNGDYPRSRQLVDRCLEIQPDWRQALSLRKAIEDKIAKDGLIGIGIATTAVGLLVGGIAAIAARKK, from the exons ATGGAGGCCAAGATCGGCAAGCTCGTCGAGTCGGTGGGGAgcttcttctccggcggcggcgacaccaTCCCCTGGTGCACCCGCGACATCATCGCC GGCTGTGAAAGAGAGGTAGGTGAGGCTGCAACTGAGGAGCAGAAGAATGATAGCATCATGAGACTATCTTGGGCCCTTGTGCACTCCAAGAACCAGGAAGATGTAAATCGTGGAATAGGCATGCTTGAAG CATCGCTAGGTCAATCCAGCAGCCCACTGCAGACTAGGGAGAAGCTTTATCTGCTGGCTGTTGGACACTACAGAAATGGTGACTATCCAAGAAGTCGGCAGCTTGTGGACCGTTGTTTGGAG ATTCAACCTGATTGGAGGCAGGCTTTGTCTCTCAGGAAGGCTATAGAAGATAAAATTGCCAAAG ATGGCCTAATCGGAATAGGCATCGCCACAACTGCTGTCGGACTTCTGGTTGGTGGAATTGCAGCTATTGCTGCAAGGAAGAAGTGA